From a single Piliocolobus tephrosceles isolate RC106 chromosome 21, ASM277652v3, whole genome shotgun sequence genomic region:
- the DPF1 gene encoding zinc finger protein neuro-d4 isoform X3, whose protein sequence is MATAIQNPLKSLGEDFYREAIEHCRSYNARLCAERSLRLPFLDSQTGVAQNNCYIWMEKTHRGPGLAPGQIYTYPARCWRKKRRLNILEDPRLRPCEYKIDCEAPLKKEGGLPEGPVLEALLCAETGEKKIELKEEETIMDCQKQQLLEFPHDLEVEDLEDDIPRRKNRAKGKAYGIGGLRKRQDTASLEDRDKPYVCDICGKRYKNRPGLSYHYTHTHLAEEEGEENAERHALPFHRKNNHKQFYKELAWVPEAQRKHTAKKAPDGTVIPNGYCDFCLGGSKKTGCPEDLISCADCGRSGHPSCLQFTVNMTAAVRTYRWQCIECKSCSLCGTSENDDQLLFCDDCDRGYHMYCLSPPMAEPPEGSWSCHLCLRHLKEKASAYITLT, encoded by the exons ATGGCTACCGCCATTCAGAACCCGCTCAAGTC CCTAGGCGAGGACTTCTACCGCGAGGCCATCGAGCACTGCCGCAGCTACAACGCGCGCCTGTGTGCGGAGCGCAGCCTGCGACTGCCCTTCCTCGACTCGCAGACCGGCGTGGCCCAGAACAACTGCTACATCTGGATGGAGAAGACCCACCGCGGGCCGG gttTGGCCCCGGGACAGATTTACACGTACCCCGCCCGCTGTTGGAGGAAGAAACGGAGACTCAACATCCTGGAGGACCCCAGACTCAGGCCCTGCGAGTACAAGATCG ACTGTGAAGCACCCCTGAAGAAGGAGGGTGGCCTCCCAGAAGGGCCGGTCCTCGAGGCTCTACTGTGTGCAGAGACGGGGGAGAAGAAGATTgagctgaaggaggaggagacCATTATGGACTGTCAG AAACAGCAGTTGCTGGAGTTTCCGCATGATCTCGAGGTGGAAGACTTGGAGGATGACATTCCCAGGAGGAAGAACAGGGCCAAAGGAAAG GCATACGGCATCGGGGGTCTCCGGAAACGCCAGGACACCGCTTCCCTGGAGGACCGAGACAAGCCGTATGTCTGTGATA TCTGTGGGAAACGGTATAAGAACCGGCCGGGGCTCAGCTACCACTACACCCACACCCACCTGgctgaggaggagggggaggagaacgCCGAACGCCACGCCCTGCCCTTCCACCGGAAAAACAACCATAAAC AGTTTTACAAAGAATTGGCCTGGGTCCCTGAGGCACAAAGGAAACACACAG CCAAGAAGGCGCCCGACGGCACTGTCATCCCCAACGGCTACTGTGACTTCTGCCTGGGGGGCTCCAAGAAGACGGGGTGTCCCGAGGACCTCATCTCCTGTGCAGACTGTGGGCGATCAG GACACCCCTCGTGTTTACAATTCACGGTGAACATGACGGCAGCTGTGCGGACCTACCGCTGGCAGTGCATTGAGTGCAAATCCTGCAGCCTGTGCGGAACCTCCGAGAACGAC GACCAGCTGCTGTTTTGTGACGACTGCGATCGGGGTTACCACATGtactgcctcagcccccccatgGCGGAGCCCCCGGAAG GGAGCTGGAGCTGTCACCTCTGTCTTCGGCACCTGAAGGAGAAGGCCTCCGCTTACATCACCCTCACCTAG
- the DPF1 gene encoding zinc finger protein neuro-d4 isoform X5, producing the protein MATAIQNPLKSLGEDFYREAIEHCRSYNARLCAERSLRLPFLDSQTGVAQNNCYIWMEKTHRGPGLAPGQIYTYPARCWRKKRRLNILEDPRLRPCEYKIDCEAPLKKEGGLPEGPVLEALLCAETGEKKIELKEEETIMDCQQLLEFPHDLEVEDLEDDIPRRKNRAKGKAYGIGGLRKRQDTASLEDRDKPYVCDICGKRYKNRPGLSYHYTHTHLAEEEGEENAERHALPFHRKNNHKPKKAPDGTVIPNGYCDFCLGGSKKTGCPEDLISCADCGRSGHPSCLQFTVNMTAAVRTYRWQCIECKSCSLCGTSENDDQLLFCDDCDRGYHMYCLSPPMAEPPEGSWSCHLCLRHLKEKASAYITLT; encoded by the exons ATGGCTACCGCCATTCAGAACCCGCTCAAGTC CCTAGGCGAGGACTTCTACCGCGAGGCCATCGAGCACTGCCGCAGCTACAACGCGCGCCTGTGTGCGGAGCGCAGCCTGCGACTGCCCTTCCTCGACTCGCAGACCGGCGTGGCCCAGAACAACTGCTACATCTGGATGGAGAAGACCCACCGCGGGCCGG gttTGGCCCCGGGACAGATTTACACGTACCCCGCCCGCTGTTGGAGGAAGAAACGGAGACTCAACATCCTGGAGGACCCCAGACTCAGGCCCTGCGAGTACAAGATCG ACTGTGAAGCACCCCTGAAGAAGGAGGGTGGCCTCCCAGAAGGGCCGGTCCTCGAGGCTCTACTGTGTGCAGAGACGGGGGAGAAGAAGATTgagctgaaggaggaggagacCATTATGGACTGTCAG CAGTTGCTGGAGTTTCCGCATGATCTCGAGGTGGAAGACTTGGAGGATGACATTCCCAGGAGGAAGAACAGGGCCAAAGGAAAG GCATACGGCATCGGGGGTCTCCGGAAACGCCAGGACACCGCTTCCCTGGAGGACCGAGACAAGCCGTATGTCTGTGATA TCTGTGGGAAACGGTATAAGAACCGGCCGGGGCTCAGCTACCACTACACCCACACCCACCTGgctgaggaggagggggaggagaacgCCGAACGCCACGCCCTGCCCTTCCACCGGAAAAACAACCATAAAC CCAAGAAGGCGCCCGACGGCACTGTCATCCCCAACGGCTACTGTGACTTCTGCCTGGGGGGCTCCAAGAAGACGGGGTGTCCCGAGGACCTCATCTCCTGTGCAGACTGTGGGCGATCAG GACACCCCTCGTGTTTACAATTCACGGTGAACATGACGGCAGCTGTGCGGACCTACCGCTGGCAGTGCATTGAGTGCAAATCCTGCAGCCTGTGCGGAACCTCCGAGAACGAC GACCAGCTGCTGTTTTGTGACGACTGCGATCGGGGTTACCACATGtactgcctcagcccccccatgGCGGAGCCCCCGGAAG GGAGCTGGAGCTGTCACCTCTGTCTTCGGCACCTGAAGGAGAAGGCCTCCGCTTACATCACCCTCACCTAG
- the DPF1 gene encoding zinc finger protein neuro-d4 isoform X1, protein MGGLSARPTAGRTDPAGTCWGQDPGSKMATVIPGPLSLGEDFYREAIEHCRSYNARLCAERSLRLPFLDSQTGVAQNNCYIWMEKTHRGPGLAPGQIYTYPARCWRKKRRLNILEDPRLRPCEYKIDCEAPLKKEGGLPEGPVLEALLCAETGEKKIELKEEETIMDCQKQQLLEFPHDLEVEDLEDDIPRRKNRAKGKAYGIGGLRKRQDTASLEDRDKPYVCDICGKRYKNRPGLSYHYTHTHLAEEEGEENAERHALPFHRKNNHKQFYKELAWVPEAQRKHTAKKAPDGTVIPNGYCDFCLGGSKKTGCPEDLISCADCGRSGHPSCLQFTVNMTAAVRTYRWQCIECKSCSLCGTSENDGASWAGLTPQDQLLFCDDCDRGYHMYCLSPPMAEPPEGSWSCHLCLRHLKEKASAYITLT, encoded by the exons ATGGGCGGCCTCAGCGCCCGCCCGACCGCTGGGAGGACCGACCCGGCGGGGACCTGCTGGGGGCAGGACCCGGGGAGCAAGATGGCCACTGTCATCCCTGGCCCCCTGAG CCTAGGCGAGGACTTCTACCGCGAGGCCATCGAGCACTGCCGCAGCTACAACGCGCGCCTGTGTGCGGAGCGCAGCCTGCGACTGCCCTTCCTCGACTCGCAGACCGGCGTGGCCCAGAACAACTGCTACATCTGGATGGAGAAGACCCACCGCGGGCCGG gttTGGCCCCGGGACAGATTTACACGTACCCCGCCCGCTGTTGGAGGAAGAAACGGAGACTCAACATCCTGGAGGACCCCAGACTCAGGCCCTGCGAGTACAAGATCG ACTGTGAAGCACCCCTGAAGAAGGAGGGTGGCCTCCCAGAAGGGCCGGTCCTCGAGGCTCTACTGTGTGCAGAGACGGGGGAGAAGAAGATTgagctgaaggaggaggagacCATTATGGACTGTCAG AAACAGCAGTTGCTGGAGTTTCCGCATGATCTCGAGGTGGAAGACTTGGAGGATGACATTCCCAGGAGGAAGAACAGGGCCAAAGGAAAG GCATACGGCATCGGGGGTCTCCGGAAACGCCAGGACACCGCTTCCCTGGAGGACCGAGACAAGCCGTATGTCTGTGATA TCTGTGGGAAACGGTATAAGAACCGGCCGGGGCTCAGCTACCACTACACCCACACCCACCTGgctgaggaggagggggaggagaacgCCGAACGCCACGCCCTGCCCTTCCACCGGAAAAACAACCATAAAC AGTTTTACAAAGAATTGGCCTGGGTCCCTGAGGCACAAAGGAAACACACAG CCAAGAAGGCGCCCGACGGCACTGTCATCCCCAACGGCTACTGTGACTTCTGCCTGGGGGGCTCCAAGAAGACGGGGTGTCCCGAGGACCTCATCTCCTGTGCAGACTGTGGGCGATCAG GACACCCCTCGTGTTTACAATTCACGGTGAACATGACGGCAGCTGTGCGGACCTACCGCTGGCAGTGCATTGAGTGCAAATCCTGCAGCCTGTGCGGAACCTCCGAGAACGAC GGTGCCAGCTGGGCGGGTCTCACCCCCCAGGACCAGCTGCTGTTTTGTGACGACTGCGATCGGGGTTACCACATGtactgcctcagcccccccatgGCGGAGCCCCCGGAAG GGAGCTGGAGCTGTCACCTCTGTCTTCGGCACCTGAAGGAGAAGGCCTCCGCTTACATCACCCTCACCTAG
- the DPF1 gene encoding zinc finger protein neuro-d4 isoform X2, producing MGGLSARPTAGRTDPAGTCWGQDPGSKMATVIPGPLSLGEDFYREAIEHCRSYNARLCAERSLRLPFLDSQTGVAQNNCYIWMEKTHRGPGLAPGQIYTYPARCWRKKRRLNILEDPRLRPCEYKIDCEAPLKKEGGLPEGPVLEALLCAETGEKKIELKEEETIMDCQKQQLLEFPHDLEVEDLEDDIPRRKNRAKGKAYGIGGLRKRQDTASLEDRDKPYVCDICGKRYKNRPGLSYHYTHTHLAEEEGEENAERHALPFHRKNNHKQFYKELAWVPEAQRKHTAKKAPDGTVIPNGYCDFCLGGSKKTGCPEDLISCADCGRSGHPSCLQFTVNMTAAVRTYRWQCIECKSCSLCGTSENDDQLLFCDDCDRGYHMYCLSPPMAEPPEGSWSCHLCLRHLKEKASAYITLT from the exons ATGGGCGGCCTCAGCGCCCGCCCGACCGCTGGGAGGACCGACCCGGCGGGGACCTGCTGGGGGCAGGACCCGGGGAGCAAGATGGCCACTGTCATCCCTGGCCCCCTGAG CCTAGGCGAGGACTTCTACCGCGAGGCCATCGAGCACTGCCGCAGCTACAACGCGCGCCTGTGTGCGGAGCGCAGCCTGCGACTGCCCTTCCTCGACTCGCAGACCGGCGTGGCCCAGAACAACTGCTACATCTGGATGGAGAAGACCCACCGCGGGCCGG gttTGGCCCCGGGACAGATTTACACGTACCCCGCCCGCTGTTGGAGGAAGAAACGGAGACTCAACATCCTGGAGGACCCCAGACTCAGGCCCTGCGAGTACAAGATCG ACTGTGAAGCACCCCTGAAGAAGGAGGGTGGCCTCCCAGAAGGGCCGGTCCTCGAGGCTCTACTGTGTGCAGAGACGGGGGAGAAGAAGATTgagctgaaggaggaggagacCATTATGGACTGTCAG AAACAGCAGTTGCTGGAGTTTCCGCATGATCTCGAGGTGGAAGACTTGGAGGATGACATTCCCAGGAGGAAGAACAGGGCCAAAGGAAAG GCATACGGCATCGGGGGTCTCCGGAAACGCCAGGACACCGCTTCCCTGGAGGACCGAGACAAGCCGTATGTCTGTGATA TCTGTGGGAAACGGTATAAGAACCGGCCGGGGCTCAGCTACCACTACACCCACACCCACCTGgctgaggaggagggggaggagaacgCCGAACGCCACGCCCTGCCCTTCCACCGGAAAAACAACCATAAAC AGTTTTACAAAGAATTGGCCTGGGTCCCTGAGGCACAAAGGAAACACACAG CCAAGAAGGCGCCCGACGGCACTGTCATCCCCAACGGCTACTGTGACTTCTGCCTGGGGGGCTCCAAGAAGACGGGGTGTCCCGAGGACCTCATCTCCTGTGCAGACTGTGGGCGATCAG GACACCCCTCGTGTTTACAATTCACGGTGAACATGACGGCAGCTGTGCGGACCTACCGCTGGCAGTGCATTGAGTGCAAATCCTGCAGCCTGTGCGGAACCTCCGAGAACGAC GACCAGCTGCTGTTTTGTGACGACTGCGATCGGGGTTACCACATGtactgcctcagcccccccatgGCGGAGCCCCCGGAAG GGAGCTGGAGCTGTCACCTCTGTCTTCGGCACCTGAAGGAGAAGGCCTCCGCTTACATCACCCTCACCTAG
- the DPF1 gene encoding zinc finger protein neuro-d4 isoform X4 yields MGGLSARPTAGRTDPAGTCWGQDPGSKMATVIPGPLSLGEDFYREAIEHCRSYNARLCAERSLRLPFLDSQTGVAQNNCYIWMEKTHRGPGLAPGQIYTYPARCWRKKRRLNILEDPRLRPCEYKIDCEAPLKKEGGLPEGPVLEALLCAETGEKKIELKEEETIMDCQKQQLLEFPHDLEVEDLEDDIPRRKNRAKGKAYGIGGLRKRQDTASLEDRDKPYVCDKFYKELAWVPEAQRKHTAKKAPDGTVIPNGYCDFCLGGSKKTGCPEDLISCADCGRSGHPSCLQFTVNMTAAVRTYRWQCIECKSCSLCGTSENDGASWAGLTPQDQLLFCDDCDRGYHMYCLSPPMAEPPEGSWSCHLCLRHLKEKASAYITLT; encoded by the exons ATGGGCGGCCTCAGCGCCCGCCCGACCGCTGGGAGGACCGACCCGGCGGGGACCTGCTGGGGGCAGGACCCGGGGAGCAAGATGGCCACTGTCATCCCTGGCCCCCTGAG CCTAGGCGAGGACTTCTACCGCGAGGCCATCGAGCACTGCCGCAGCTACAACGCGCGCCTGTGTGCGGAGCGCAGCCTGCGACTGCCCTTCCTCGACTCGCAGACCGGCGTGGCCCAGAACAACTGCTACATCTGGATGGAGAAGACCCACCGCGGGCCGG gttTGGCCCCGGGACAGATTTACACGTACCCCGCCCGCTGTTGGAGGAAGAAACGGAGACTCAACATCCTGGAGGACCCCAGACTCAGGCCCTGCGAGTACAAGATCG ACTGTGAAGCACCCCTGAAGAAGGAGGGTGGCCTCCCAGAAGGGCCGGTCCTCGAGGCTCTACTGTGTGCAGAGACGGGGGAGAAGAAGATTgagctgaaggaggaggagacCATTATGGACTGTCAG AAACAGCAGTTGCTGGAGTTTCCGCATGATCTCGAGGTGGAAGACTTGGAGGATGACATTCCCAGGAGGAAGAACAGGGCCAAAGGAAAG GCATACGGCATCGGGGGTCTCCGGAAACGCCAGGACACCGCTTCCCTGGAGGACCGAGACAAGCCGTATGTCTGTGATA AGTTTTACAAAGAATTGGCCTGGGTCCCTGAGGCACAAAGGAAACACACAG CCAAGAAGGCGCCCGACGGCACTGTCATCCCCAACGGCTACTGTGACTTCTGCCTGGGGGGCTCCAAGAAGACGGGGTGTCCCGAGGACCTCATCTCCTGTGCAGACTGTGGGCGATCAG GACACCCCTCGTGTTTACAATTCACGGTGAACATGACGGCAGCTGTGCGGACCTACCGCTGGCAGTGCATTGAGTGCAAATCCTGCAGCCTGTGCGGAACCTCCGAGAACGAC GGTGCCAGCTGGGCGGGTCTCACCCCCCAGGACCAGCTGCTGTTTTGTGACGACTGCGATCGGGGTTACCACATGtactgcctcagcccccccatgGCGGAGCCCCCGGAAG GGAGCTGGAGCTGTCACCTCTGTCTTCGGCACCTGAAGGAGAAGGCCTCCGCTTACATCACCCTCACCTAG
- the DPF1 gene encoding zinc finger protein neuro-d4 isoform X6, whose translation MEKTHRGPGLAPGQIYTYPARCWRKKRRLNILEDPRLRPCEYKIDCEAPLKKEGGLPEGPVLEALLCAETGEKKIELKEEETIMDCQKQQLLEFPHDLEVEDLEDDIPRRKNRAKGKAYGIGGLRKRQDTASLEDRDKPYVCDICGKRYKNRPGLSYHYTHTHLAEEEGEENAERHALPFHRKNNHKQFYKELAWVPEAQRKHTAKKAPDGTVIPNGYCDFCLGGSKKTGCPEDLISCADCGRSGHPSCLQFTVNMTAAVRTYRWQCIECKSCSLCGTSENDDQLLFCDDCDRGYHMYCLSPPMAEPPEGSWSCHLCLRHLKEKASAYITLT comes from the exons ATGGAGAAGACCCACCGCGGGCCGG gttTGGCCCCGGGACAGATTTACACGTACCCCGCCCGCTGTTGGAGGAAGAAACGGAGACTCAACATCCTGGAGGACCCCAGACTCAGGCCCTGCGAGTACAAGATCG ACTGTGAAGCACCCCTGAAGAAGGAGGGTGGCCTCCCAGAAGGGCCGGTCCTCGAGGCTCTACTGTGTGCAGAGACGGGGGAGAAGAAGATTgagctgaaggaggaggagacCATTATGGACTGTCAG AAACAGCAGTTGCTGGAGTTTCCGCATGATCTCGAGGTGGAAGACTTGGAGGATGACATTCCCAGGAGGAAGAACAGGGCCAAAGGAAAG GCATACGGCATCGGGGGTCTCCGGAAACGCCAGGACACCGCTTCCCTGGAGGACCGAGACAAGCCGTATGTCTGTGATA TCTGTGGGAAACGGTATAAGAACCGGCCGGGGCTCAGCTACCACTACACCCACACCCACCTGgctgaggaggagggggaggagaacgCCGAACGCCACGCCCTGCCCTTCCACCGGAAAAACAACCATAAAC AGTTTTACAAAGAATTGGCCTGGGTCCCTGAGGCACAAAGGAAACACACAG CCAAGAAGGCGCCCGACGGCACTGTCATCCCCAACGGCTACTGTGACTTCTGCCTGGGGGGCTCCAAGAAGACGGGGTGTCCCGAGGACCTCATCTCCTGTGCAGACTGTGGGCGATCAG GACACCCCTCGTGTTTACAATTCACGGTGAACATGACGGCAGCTGTGCGGACCTACCGCTGGCAGTGCATTGAGTGCAAATCCTGCAGCCTGTGCGGAACCTCCGAGAACGAC GACCAGCTGCTGTTTTGTGACGACTGCGATCGGGGTTACCACATGtactgcctcagcccccccatgGCGGAGCCCCCGGAAG GGAGCTGGAGCTGTCACCTCTGTCTTCGGCACCTGAAGGAGAAGGCCTCCGCTTACATCACCCTCACCTAG